Proteins from a single region of Helicobacter pylori:
- the ybgC gene encoding acyl-CoA thioesterase YbgC yields MRCRVYYEDTDSEGVVYHANYLKYCERARSEFFFKQNVLPENEEGVFVIRSIKADFFTPASLGQVLEIRTQIKELRKVFVVLFQEIYCIQNASLEPMKPFKVFASEIKFGFVNRSTYSPIAIPKVFKELFNAI; encoded by the coding sequence ATGCGCTGTAGGGTATATTACGAAGATACCGACTCTGAAGGCGTGGTCTATCATGCGAATTATTTGAAATATTGCGAAAGGGCTAGGAGCGAGTTTTTTTTTAAACAAAATGTCTTGCCAGAAAATGAAGAAGGCGTGTTTGTTATCCGCTCTATCAAAGCGGATTTTTTCACCCCCGCAAGCCTTGGGCAGGTCTTAGAAATAAGAACGCAAATTAAAGAATTAAGAAAGGTTTTTGTGGTGCTTTTTCAAGAAATTTATTGCATCCAAAACGCTTCTTTAGAGCCTATGAAGCCTTTTAAGGTCTTTGCCTCAGAAATCAAGTTTGGCTTTGTCAACCGCTCCACATACAGCCCTATTGCCATTCCTAAAGTGTTTAAGGAGCTGTTCAATGCCATCTGA
- a CDS encoding sodium-dependent transporter, whose protein sequence is MGNHFSKLGFVLAALGSAIGLGHIWRFPYMTGVSGGGAFVLLFLFLSLSVGAAMFIAEMLLGQSTQKNVTEAFKELDTNPNKRWRYAGLLLISGPLILTFYGTILGWVLYYLVSISFNLPNNIQESEQIFTQTLQSIGLQSIGLFSVLFITGWIVSRGIKEGIEKLNLVLMPLLFATFFGLLFYAMSMDSFSKAFHFMFDFKPKDLTSQVFTYSLGQVFFSLSIGLGINITYAAVTDKTQNLLKSTIWVVLSGILISLVAGLMIFTFVFEYGANVSQGTGLIFTSLPVVFGQMGAIGVLVSILFLLALAFAGITSTVALLEPSVMYLTEKYQYSRFKVTWGLVALIFVVGVVLIFSLHKDYKDYLTFFEKSLFDWLDFASSTIIMPLGGMATFIFMGWVLKKEKLRLLSVHFLGPKLFATWYFLLKYITPLIVFSIWLSKIY, encoded by the coding sequence ATGGGTAATCATTTTTCTAAATTAGGATTTGTTTTAGCGGCTTTAGGGAGCGCGATAGGTTTAGGGCATATCTGGCGCTTTCCTTACATGACTGGGGTGAGCGGTGGGGGTGCTTTTGTTTTATTGTTTTTATTTTTATCCTTAAGCGTTGGTGCGGCGATGTTTATCGCTGAAATGCTATTAGGACAAAGCACTCAAAAAAATGTAACAGAAGCTTTTAAAGAGCTTGACACTAACCCTAACAAACGCTGGAGATACGCAGGGCTTTTGCTTATTTCTGGGCCTTTAATACTGACTTTTTATGGCACCATTTTAGGTTGGGTGCTTTATTATTTAGTGAGTATTAGTTTTAATTTGCCTAACAATATCCAAGAATCTGAACAAATTTTTACTCAAACTTTGCAGTCTATAGGGTTACAATCCATAGGGCTTTTTAGCGTTTTATTCATAACCGGATGGATTGTTTCTAGGGGGATTAAAGAAGGCATTGAAAAACTCAATTTGGTTTTAATGCCCTTACTCTTTGCCACTTTTTTTGGTTTGCTTTTCTATGCGATGAGCATGGATTCTTTTTCTAAAGCTTTCCATTTCATGTTTGATTTCAAACCAAAAGATTTGACTTCTCAAGTGTTCACTTATTCCTTGGGGCAGGTTTTCTTTTCTTTAAGCATCGGTTTAGGGATCAATATCACTTATGCTGCGGTTACGGATAAAACGCAGAATTTGCTTAAAAGCACCATTTGGGTGGTTTTATCAGGGATTTTAATTTCTCTTGTGGCAGGGCTTATGATTTTCACTTTTGTGTTTGAATATGGGGCGAATGTCTCACAAGGCACAGGGTTAATTTTCACTTCTTTACCGGTGGTTTTTGGCCAAATGGGAGCGATAGGCGTTCTTGTTTCAATTCTTTTCTTGCTCGCGCTCGCTTTTGCTGGCATCACTTCTACGGTGGCTTTATTAGAGCCAAGCGTGATGTATCTTACCGAAAAGTATCAATACTCTCGTTTTAAGGTTACTTGGGGTCTTGTAGCGCTAATTTTTGTGGTAGGCGTGGTGCTGATTTTCTCGCTCCATAAGGATTATAAAGACTATCTCACTTTCTTTGAAAAAAGTCTTTTTGATTGGTTGGATTTTGCCTCAAGCACCATTATCATGCCTTTAGGCGGGATGGCAACCTTTATTTTTATGGGCTGGGTTTTGAAAAAAGAAAAATTGCGTCTTTTGAGCGTGCATTTTTTAGGCCCTAAATTGTTTGCAACTTGGTATTTCTTGCTTAAATATATCACCCCTTTAATTGTGTTTTCCATTTGGTTGAGCAAGATTTATTAA
- a CDS encoding sodium-dependent transporter, translating to MGKFSKLGFILATLGSSIGLGHIWRFPYMVGHNGGSAFVLLYLALTLSLGVAMLLVEMLIGNLGKKDVVSNYQILDPKRKKYYPFTSFFILGGPLILSFYAVVLGWVLYYLFVVTFDLPKDLEQAKMQFSMLQNGSLIWPVIGFSACLLPTIWFVSRGIEEGIEKLNVVLMPLLFVIFIGLLIYAMTLESMPKALHFLFDFEIQKIDFKIVMDALGQMFFSLSLGVGTIITYSAFTPKKENLFKSSLFIVLPGILISLIAGVMIFTFVFEYHADVSQGPGLVFISLPLTFAKMGTSGQIVSLFFFMALVFAGITSTVSLIEPLALYLINRFNFSRTQASLWIGVVVYVLGVLVILSMNERYAKFLSFAHKSVFGWLDFITSSFLMPLGGLFSVLFVGWVLNKKHSFLATKHFFNANAFKAWHFSVRFIAPVVILAIFILQFK from the coding sequence ATGGGAAAATTTTCTAAATTAGGCTTTATTTTAGCCACTTTAGGTAGCTCTATCGGTTTAGGGCATATCTGGCGCTTTCCTTATATGGTAGGCCATAATGGGGGGAGTGCGTTTGTGCTTTTGTATCTGGCGCTAACCTTGAGTTTAGGCGTTGCTATGCTTTTAGTGGAAATGCTGATTGGGAATTTGGGTAAAAAAGATGTTGTTTCTAATTATCAAATACTGGATCCTAAAAGGAAAAAATATTACCCTTTCACTTCTTTTTTTATTTTAGGCGGCCCTCTCATTTTATCCTTTTATGCGGTGGTGTTAGGCTGGGTGCTTTACTATCTTTTTGTAGTAACTTTTGATTTGCCTAAAGATTTAGAGCAGGCTAAAATGCAATTTAGCATGCTCCAAAATGGCAGTTTAATCTGGCCTGTTATTGGCTTTAGTGCATGCTTATTGCCGACAATATGGTTTGTTTCTAGGGGGATTGAAGAGGGGATTGAAAAATTAAATGTAGTGCTTATGCCGTTATTGTTTGTGATTTTCATAGGGCTTTTAATCTATGCGATGACTTTAGAAAGCATGCCTAAAGCTTTGCACTTTTTATTTGATTTTGAGATTCAAAAGATTGATTTTAAGATTGTTATGGACGCTTTAGGGCAGATGTTCTTTTCTTTGAGTTTGGGGGTAGGCACGATTATTACTTATTCAGCTTTCACGCCCAAAAAAGAAAATCTGTTCAAAAGCTCTTTATTTATTGTCTTGCCCGGTATTTTAATCTCTTTGATTGCCGGGGTGATGATTTTTACCTTTGTGTTTGAATACCATGCGGATGTTTCTCAAGGGCCAGGGCTTGTTTTTATTTCCTTACCTTTGACTTTCGCTAAAATGGGAACAAGCGGGCAGATCGTTTCGCTTTTTTTCTTTATGGCGCTTGTTTTTGCCGGGATCACCTCTACGGTTTCTTTGATAGAGCCTTTAGCGCTTTATTTAATCAATCGTTTTAATTTTTCGCGCACTCAAGCGTCGCTATGGATAGGGGTTGTTGTGTATGTTTTAGGAGTTTTAGTCATCCTTTCTATGAATGAACGATACGCTAAGTTTTTGAGTTTTGCTCATAAGAGCGTGTTTGGGTGGCTGGATTTCATCACTTCTTCATTTTTAATGCCTTTGGGAGGCTTGTTTTCAGTCTTGTTTGTGGGGTGGGTTTTAAATAAAAAGCACTCTTTTTTAGCCACGAAGCATTTCTTTAACGCAAACGCTTTTAAAGCGTGGCATTTTAGCGTTCGTTTTATCGCGCCTGTAGTGATTTTAGCGATTTTCATCTTGCAATTTAAGTGA